TGCCGTAGCCCACCAGCAGGACCTCGGCGTCTTCCACCATGTAGGTCTCGTCGCAGGCTTCGACCTCGGCCGACTTGTACTTGGCCTCCAGCTTGCGGACATGCGCTTCCAGTTCCTCGGGCGTGAGATAGATGGAAGTGATCAGGTTCTTGCGGGTCTCCGCCGTTCCCTTCACCGCCCAGGGCTTGTCGGGGATGGGCACGTCGCGCTCCTCGATCTCCAGCGGCTCCATCATCTGGCCGACGAAGCCGTCGGTGAGCACGATGGCGGGATTGCGATAGCGGTCGGCCAGCTCGAAGGCCAGGATGGTGAGGTCGCACATCTCCTGCACCGACGCCGGCGCCACCACAAAGTTGTGGTAGTTGCCGTGGCCTCCGCCCTTGACCATCGCGAAGTAATCACTCTGCTCGGGGGCGATGTTGCCCAGCCCCGGCCCGCCGCGCACCACGTCCACGATCACGCAAGGCAGCTCGGAGCCGGCAAGATAGGAGATGCCCTCCTGCATCAGGCTGAGCCCGGGGCCGGACGAGGCGGTCATCACGCGCTGCCCGCAGGAAGAGGCGCCATAGACCATGTTGATGGCCGCGACCTCGCTCTCCGCCTGCACGAAGGTGCCGCCGATCTCCGGGATGTAAAGCGCGGCGGCCTCGGCGATCTCGCTGGCCGGAGTGATGGGATATCCGTAAAAGGCGCGGCATCCCGCCTGGATGGCGCCCTTGATGACGGCAACGTTGCCCTTAGACAGTTGCCGCACGGGCCACCTCCGCCGCCGGCGGCGTCACCAAGCGGAAGACGCTGATGGCGCCCGGCTCCGGACAGCAGTAGAAGCAGATGCCGCAGCCGGTGCAGCCCTCACCCTTGTAGTGGGCCGGGTGCACGCCGTAGCTGTTGAGCTCAGGCTCCAGCTCCAGGCACTTCGGGGGACACGACTCCACGCAAAGGCCGCAGCCCTTGCACTCGTTGCGGTCCACCTTCACCAAACCACGCGGGACTGCTGCCATGCTTCACCTCGAATTCAGACTCACGATCTCCGGGGGCCGGGCGAGCCACTTGGTGTGCTCGCAGTAGTCGTACAGCTCCTTGCGG
The Terriglobales bacterium genome window above contains:
- a CDS encoding 3-methyl-2-oxobutanoate dehydrogenase subunit VorB, with protein sequence MRQLSKGNVAVIKGAIQAGCRAFYGYPITPASEIAEAAALYIPEIGGTFVQAESEVAAINMVYGASSCGQRVMTASSGPGLSLMQEGISYLAGSELPCVIVDVVRGGPGLGNIAPEQSDYFAMVKGGGHGNYHNFVVAPASVQEMCDLTILAFELADRYRNPAIVLTDGFVGQMMEPLEIEERDVPIPDKPWAVKGTAETRKNLITSIYLTPEELEAHVRKLEAKYKSAEVEACDETYMVEDAEVLLVGYGIVSRVLRSTVEQLRKFGVKAGLFRPITLWPFPSQALAHIARRCRMVQVVEMSTGQMVEDVRLAVNGAVPVELYSRVGGSVPGVEEVRDHVLAQVATLVP
- a CDS encoding 4Fe-4S dicluster domain-containing protein, giving the protein MAAVPRGLVKVDRNECKGCGLCVESCPPKCLELEPELNSYGVHPAHYKGEGCTGCGICFYCCPEPGAISVFRLVTPPAAEVARAATV